In the genome of Pseudarthrobacter sp. IC2-21, one region contains:
- a CDS encoding glycosyltransferase family 2 protein — MILTLNEEETISSAIKSLSWCQEVFVLDSGSQDSTREIASQLGASVVVHKQEGEFLISEQRNWAVRNIPAANDWMLFLDADEESTKEFESSVRGAIYDGEAFEAFYAAPAFIYNGKWLKNISGYPNWHPRLVKRSGSVRFTGGVWEEFSEPALAGKISQPYLHYTNAKGLGDWISKHVRYAKWESARISSTAKPADAPKERRQQLRNIRYRLGSFRKYFAIAYLFLIRRGFLDGPEGISYLRRMFIYELLIDEYTRENARITSRGGL; from the coding sequence GTGATCTTGACCCTTAATGAAGAAGAAACAATTAGCTCTGCGATAAAGAGTCTCTCCTGGTGTCAAGAAGTTTTTGTCTTGGACAGTGGTAGCCAAGACTCCACTCGGGAGATCGCATCTCAGTTGGGCGCTAGTGTTGTGGTTCACAAGCAAGAAGGCGAGTTTTTAATCAGCGAGCAGCGAAATTGGGCGGTGCGCAATATTCCCGCAGCTAATGATTGGATGCTTTTCTTGGATGCGGACGAGGAATCAACCAAAGAGTTCGAGTCGTCCGTCAGAGGAGCCATATACGACGGAGAAGCCTTCGAAGCCTTCTATGCAGCTCCCGCCTTTATTTACAACGGAAAATGGCTAAAAAATATCAGCGGCTATCCCAATTGGCACCCGCGATTGGTAAAGCGCAGCGGAAGCGTCCGCTTCACTGGAGGCGTATGGGAAGAATTCAGTGAGCCAGCGCTAGCAGGTAAGATTTCACAACCTTACCTGCACTACACAAATGCGAAAGGTCTCGGCGACTGGATCTCCAAGCATGTTCGTTATGCCAAGTGGGAAAGTGCAAGAATTAGCTCGACAGCCAAACCGGCGGACGCACCCAAAGAGCGACGTCAGCAACTAAGAAATATTCGCTACCGACTAGGTAGTTTCCGAAAGTACTTCGCCATTGCCTATCTATTCCTTATCAGACGGGGCTTCCTGGACGGACCGGAGGGCATTTCTTATCTCCGACGCATGTTCATATACGAACTTTTAATTGATGAATACACGCGGGAAAATGCCCGTATAACATCTAGGGGGGGGCTATGA